A genomic window from Pseudogulbenkiania sp. MAI-1 includes:
- a CDS encoding TerC family protein produces the protein MLEFLLDATFWLAVVQIIAIDILLGGDNAVVIALACRKLPEAQRRKGIFWGVAGAIGLRIVLIFFALQLLSLPFLKVVGALLLLWIGVKLLQPEDDDGHGNIEGSAHLWGAIKTIIVADAVMSLDNVIAVAGAAKGELGLVALGIVISIPIIVWGSQFVLKLMDRFPVVITLGAALLGWIAGDMVVGDVMVKPYLADAPHWLHYASAAAGAVLVVAVGSTLAKHQCGVPPVQLEQAVGIPAEEPLRER, from the coding sequence ATGCTGGAGTTTTTGTTAGATGCCACCTTCTGGCTGGCCGTGGTGCAGATCATTGCCATCGACATCCTGCTGGGCGGCGACAATGCCGTGGTAATCGCGCTGGCCTGCCGCAAGTTGCCGGAAGCACAGCGCCGCAAGGGGATTTTCTGGGGCGTGGCCGGGGCCATCGGCCTGCGCATCGTGCTGATCTTCTTTGCGCTGCAATTGTTGTCGCTGCCGTTCCTGAAGGTGGTCGGCGCGCTGCTGTTGCTGTGGATCGGCGTCAAGCTGCTGCAGCCGGAAGACGACGACGGCCACGGCAACATCGAGGGTAGCGCCCATCTGTGGGGCGCGATCAAGACCATCATCGTGGCCGACGCCGTGATGAGCCTGGACAACGTCATCGCCGTGGCCGGCGCCGCCAAGGGCGAGCTGGGGCTGGTGGCGTTAGGTATCGTCATCAGCATCCCGATCATCGTCTGGGGCAGCCAGTTCGTGCTCAAGCTGATGGACCGTTTCCCGGTGGTGATCACGCTGGGCGCGGCCTTGCTAGGCTGGATCGCCGGCGACATGGTGGTGGGTGATGTGATGGTCAAGCCCTACCTGGCCGACGCGCCGCACTGGCTGCACTACGCCTCGGCTGCGGCGGGTGCGGTGTTGGTGGTGGCGGTCGGCAGCACGCTCGCCAAACATCAGTGCGGGGTTCCGCCGGTGCAGCTTGAACAGGCGGTGGGCATTCCGGCGGAGGAGCCGCTACGTGAACGATGA